The following are from one region of the Magallana gigas chromosome 6, xbMagGiga1.1, whole genome shotgun sequence genome:
- the LOC105337187 gene encoding uncharacterized protein, producing the protein MAAVHFALSVLSVCVFLTFGFGNEIFSEEYKIEEDMHGRELVVASRGRIRKTIDLNDQSIVAKTMCKDNTIKVSLASNMHEDEWKIGDLVVGSSALGCRLSFTNSDGGVFGKITYLKTQRKGLLYITVENASPLDVLEEANISLHVKHRRTKRSNTNFLSNILDSINWEETSNTTILFNKDKKPFSILKMTNNPTLDVGILDSINTSPNAETHFNFTCTSCFGKVELAYHLEMRIKRDVDTNKPIVKSYLSQVEGETTNYYQFSIQSHKELTLLVDEKVMETDPLFLHPITLATFKRFPPLQLTIRVQSSTYLTASIITHSSKEFKFGDTFQTSGKFVVSNQHSQHNGLPTNHISTYDWQTNHVQNDAVESNDLFSMSFNISQQISLKPFIEWAERDIRLDFGSPFTIRLQQELNLKSTVSDVSLCSNVESRLTSAFSSERNSLVVDAFGIPIWGDVSTLTMSQISRAALDQQTLSRKCQANCFESQSLSTSIDACGAPGSLVLRNSSTFSSLRKLFGDTIIFLSEEPSESSWCGHPGNPCLDCSNYIQDDNVCSDRYVTPELAEVLTKLAKFVEAEWPDRKLLILEAWDEATSAHPLGSHGNQSLFYTGRAARVALSKNLTSKEPETDQNTFQRFTQLLQCSDADFFDTYMRNSVLDICVSDESAAFFTNTENNRKKRAIKSNNIVKTNTWRQEKDKYDEQISGLVSVSSSGSTLKDYFGGGKYYPSGKTAIDVCGEAEDTYSIENLDKMQRQIQYPLENVAFEAEGAKTSSCGAPTRGCNQCTRYVDVDNPWDWCLTRTMTTRAATRLHRLARLVEEETKSGGSSLSLADEELGICRSAMVMYETLETCIEKMPSSTTNKESKCYDCMMDARCCYGNDNIGCIRNECSGDESSSVWTSIACSELNPFLSDVTIPTTPACNDGDSSKMILYGNVCGGDPCQFFTGKEYHLLLKVVLIFEVCSGKWDQTKIDQDIRNLNTGESNLMTFLSSCMGSDNTILKLHYPVPNDPTIGIGFSLRSSEKKDLLLKILPNLDYDLIMEGKQSLTKEQALYLYDKTMRRYYIKTMNSIVPFKSFIHLDTATKIALVNANYRGEFPSKLRKRFNTAVQGGQWANAANIYLSHPDYKRNKCDTTGYGSICTRMTWNAEQFNKLAKKQVKVLKRESSSALQNVGRSLKLTLTPGVSLSTSTLANLAVIAGFDHVTKESDHIVASVRPAKGVNSVLVNYPNVNMHETEPPVDNMVEYEIPAEADYSLTYPLLLDGFNDSIRLSDCYKIADLKSNKFRYFRFDPTLLECMEEASSHYTECIAVESGSGYRVRSENNRNIDSRHSEEKWRFSVGQAVEIGKGKTLEELKLLGLTVIRSCVQNLIRKRLILGIGAHEDKLYVDVRESSLAAEFVKVWEDGSSDLYTYLKDIENGFKNGGAFIEPTNKTRACQPSPLGKNSYYIKYSNEGSCSADTGFSSLCSSTKSERQKAAADLLKRLDEVIGNGPLDKASLREKVNNCLVNLCGGCIGKGKIWRDKTIACFDFVTYFLDGSSVPFPNLRNSGAFFNTENTKSEVHSLACHDGSACIENVQLHSLLQETLTTKYKPDSSQTNEELVYDPMDNPSPLLNILEQEMAMRVSGNVSVYIENNGDISRLNQILKILMVFNTKVTNVHYHLTNSVRKNQVVGAVQRKIERWATSTCPDISRVTVAPFTVSEISHERHKRSIDNSQDRNFAKQLRNNWELEWLSKT; encoded by the exons ATGGCAGCTGTTCACTTTGCTTTGTCTGTACTTTCTGTTTGTGTGTTTTTGACTTTCGGGTTTGGCAATGAGATTTTCTCAGAAGAGTACAAAATAGAAGAGGACATGCATGGGAGAGAACTGGTGGTTGCAAGCCGTGGACGGATCCGTAAAACAATCGACTTAAATGATCAGAGTATCGTAGCT AAAACGATGTGTAAAGATAATACTATAAAGGTCTCCTTGGCATCAAACATGCATGAAGATGAGTGGAAAATAGGCGACCTTGTTGTAGGAAGTTCTGCCTTGGGCTGCCGTTTGTCCTTCACAAACTCAGATGGAGGAGTGTTTGGAAAAATTACTTATTTAAAGACCCAACGAAAGGGCCTTTTATATATAACTGTAGAAAATGCTAG tcctCTTGATGTTCTAGAAGAGGCCAATATATCACTTCATGTAAAACATCGAAGAACAAAACGCAGCAACACAAATTTTCTCTCAAACATCTTGGATAGCATTAATTGGGAAGAAACATCAAACACGACCATACTGTTCaacaaagacaaaaaacctttcTCTATTCTAAAGATGACGAACAACCCGACATTAGATGTAGGAATACTTGACTCCATAAATACAAGTCCGAACGCAGAGACGCATTTTAACTTCACCTGTACTTCTTGCTTTGGAAAAGTTGAGTTAGCTTATCATCT GGAAATGAGAATAAAGAGAGATGTCGATACAAACAAACCAATTGTGAAATCCTACCTCTCTCAAGTGGAAGGCGAGACCACAAACTACTATCAGTTTTCGATCCAATCACACAAAGAACTGACTCTTCTAGTTGACGAGAAAGTGATGGAAACGGATCCTTTGTTTCTTCATCCAATCACGTTAGCGACATTCAAACGATTTCCACCTTTACAACTTACAATCCGTGTCCAATCGAGCACGTACTTAACTGCCAGCATCATTACACATTCTTCTAAAGAGTTTAAGTTTGGGGATACTTTCCAAACGTCAGGGAAGTTTGTTGTGT CTAATCAGCATAGTCAACATAATGGATTACCAACAAATCATATTTCTACATATGATTGGCAGACAAACCACGTTCAAAACGATGCCGTTGAGTccaatgatttgttttcaatgAGTTTCAACATTTCCCAACAG ATTAGTTTAAAACCTTTCATTGAATGGGCAGAACGAGACATTAGACTTGATTTTGGATCACCCTTTACAATAAG GTTACAGCAAGAACTTAATTTAAAGTCAACAGTTTCTGATGTTTCACTGTGTTCCAACGTAGAGTCTCGTTTAACGAGCGCTTTCTCGTCAGAGAGAAATTCATTAGTTGTTGATGCTTTTGGTATTCCTATATG GGGTGATGTATCGACACTGACTATGTCTCAGATTTCGAGAGCAGCATTGGATCAACAAACTTTATCCAGAAAATGTCAAGCCAACTGTTTTGAATCTCAGTCCCTTTCAACATCAATTGATGCATGCGGTGCGCCAGGTAGTCTTGTGCTTCGAAATTCGTCGACATTTTCTTC TTTGCGGAAGTTATTTGGAGACACCATCATATTTCTGTCGGAAGAACCAAGTGAATCTTCGTGGTGTGGTCATCCTGGAAATCCATGCTTGGACTGTTCAAATTACATTCAAGATGACAATGTTTGCTCTGACAGATATGTTACCCCAGAATTAGCAGAAGTGTTAACTAAATTAGCAAAATTTGTTGAAGCGGAATGGCCAGATCGAAAGCTCTTGATTTTGGAAGCATGGGATGAAGCTACATCAGCACATCCACTTGGTAGTCATGGTAACCAGTCCTTGTTTTACACCGGAAGAGCAGCAAGAGTTGCATTGAGTAAAAACTTAACATCAAAAGAACCAGAGACTGATCAAAATACATTCCAGAGGTTTACCCAATTACTGCAATGCTCTGATGCTGATTTCTTTGACACATACATGAGAAATTCCGTTCTGGACATTTGTGTTTCTGATGAATCGGCCGCTTTTTTCACGAACACCGAAAACAATAGAAAGAAAAGAGCTATTAAATCAAACAacattgtaaaaacaaatactTGGAGACAAGAGAAAGATAAATATGATGAACAAATTTCTGGTTTAG TAAGTGTTTCGTCAAGTGGATCTACCCTAAAAGACTATTTTGGAGGAGGAAAGTATTATCCATCAGGAAAAACTGCGATAGATGTTTGTGGAGAAGCTGAAGATACATATAGTATTGAAAATCTGGATAAAATGCAaag acAAATTCAGTATCCACTGGAAAATGTTGCATTCGAGGCCGAAGGAGCTAAGACCTCCTCATGTGGAGCACCAACGAGAGGCTGTAATCAATGTACTCGTTACGTGGATGTAGATAATCCATGGGATTGGTGCCTAACGAGGACTATGACCACAAGGGCTGCAACAAGACTTCATCGCTTAGCCAGACTTGTAGAAGAGGAAACAAAGTCAG GCGGTTCAAGTTTAAGTTTGGCGGATGAAGAGTTAGGAATTTGTCGATCAGCTATGGTGATGTACGAAACCCTTGAGACGTGTATAGAAAAAATGCCGAGCTCTACTACTAATAAAGAATCAAAGTGT TACGATTGCATGATGGACGCCCGTTGCTGTTACGGAAACGATAATATTGGCTGCATAAGAAATGAATGTTCCGGAGATGAGAGTTCTAGTGTGTGGACATCAATAGCTTGTTCAG AACTAAATCCTTTTTTAAGTGATGTTACCATACCAACAACACCAG CATGTAACGATGGTGATAGTTCCAAGATGATCCTGTATGGAAATGTATGCGGAg gcGATCCTTGCCAATTTTTTACTGGAAAAGAGTATCACCTTTTGTTAAAAGTGGTTCTAATATTCGAAGTCTGTTCTGGCAAATGGGATCAGACAAAAATCGACCAAGACATTCGGAATCTGAATACCGGAGAAAGTAATTTGATGACTTTTTTGTCTTCTTGCATGGGTAGTGACAACACAATTCTAAAACTTCACTACCCTGTTCCAAATGACCCAACAATCG GAATAGGGTTTAGCCTTCGTTCATCGGAAAAGAAAGATCTGCTGTTAAAAATTTTACCAAACCTAGACTATGACCTCATAATGGAAGGCAAGCAATCCTTAACAAAAGAACAAGCACTTTACTTGTATGAT AAAACTATGAGGCGATACTACATAAAGACTATGAACAGCATTGTcccatttaaatcatttattcactTGGACACTGCTACAAAAATTGCATTAGTTAATGCAAACTATAGAGGAGAGTTTCCATCGAAACTAAGGAAAAGGTTTAACACCGCTGTACAGGGTGGTCAGTGGGCTAATGCTGCTAATATTTATCTAAGTCATCCAGATTACAAGAGAAACAAATGTGATACCACTGGCTATGGGAGTATTTGTACCAGAATGACATGGAATGCGGAGCAGTTTAATAAACTTGCCAAAAAACAAG tgaAGGTTTTAAAAAGAGAAAGTTCTTCGGCTCTTCAAAATGTTGGAAG ATCGCTCAAATTAACTCTAACTCCTGGAGTGTCTCTGAGCACAAGTACACTTGCTAATCTGGCTGTCATcgcaggatttgatcacgtgactaAGGAATCGGATCACATCGTGGCAAGTGTTCGACCAGCTAAAGGTGTAAATAGCGTTTTAGTAAACTATCCAAATGTGAATATGCACGAAACCGAACCCCCTGTCGATAACATGGTTGAGTATGAAATTCCAGCAGAGGCAGACTATAGCCTGACTTATCCTTTACTTCTGGATGGATTTAATGACTCTATAAGACTTTCGGACTGTTACAAAATAGCTgatttaaaatctaataaatTTAGGTATTTTAGATTCGATCCAACACTTTTAGAATGTATGGAGGAAGCAAGTAGTCACTACACTGAGTGTATTGCAGTAGAAAGCGGTTCTGGATATCGAGTCAGATCTGAAAACAATAGGAACATTGATAGTAGGCATTCTGAGGAGAAATGGCGTTTTTCAGTTGGTCAGGCTGTGGAAATTGGTAAAGGCAAAACTCTAGAAGAACTAAAGCTTCTCGGATTAACAGTTATAAGATCATGCGTTCAGAATTTGATCCGCAAGAGGTTGATACTTGGAATTGGTGCGCACGAAGACAAACTTTATGTGGACGTACGGGAATCTTCACTAGCAGCGGAGTTTGTTAAAGTTTGGGAGGATGGATCATCTGACTTGTACACGTATCTTAAAGACATAGAAAACGGCTTCAAAAATG GAGGTGCTTTTATTGAACCAACAAACAAAACACGTGCATGTCAACCTTCACCGCTTGGAAAGAACTCATACTACATCAAATATTCTAATGAAGG atCATGTAGTGCAGATACAGGGTTTTCTTCACTGTGTTCATCAACAAAATCTGAAAGACAAAAAGCTGCCGCAGATCTACTGAAACGTCTAGATGAAGTGATAGGAAACGGACCATTAGATAAAGCATCACTTAGAGAAAAAGTCAACAATTGTTTAGTGAATCTGTGCGGAGGATGCATTGGCAAAG GAAAAATCTGGAGGGATAAGACGATAGCGTGTTTTGACTTCGTTACCTACTTTTTGGATGGGTCTTCTGTACCATTCCCAAATTTAAGAAATTCTGGAGCATTCTTCAATACAGAGAATACTAAATCTGAAGTTCATTCGTTGGCTTGTCATGATGGAAGTGCCTGCATTGAAAATGTTCAGCTTCATTCTTTACTTC aagaaACATTGACGACCAAGTACAAACCAGACTCATCCCAAACTAACGAAGAACTAGTTTACGATCCAATGGACAATCCCTCCCCATTGCTCAATATTTTAGAACAAGAAATGGCCATGCGTGTATCTGGGAACGTTTCagtttatattgaaaacaatggaGATATCTCAAGGTTGAATCAAATATTAAAG ATTCTTATGGTCTTCAACACAAAGGTCACCAATGTTCATTATCATTTGACAAATTCTGTGAGGAAAAACCAAGTTGTGGGTGCTGTTCAACGTAAAATAGAAAGATGGGCGACGTCGACGTGTCCGGACATCTCCCGTGTAACGGTCGCTCCTTTCACGGTCTCTGAAATATCTCACGAAAGACACAAACGAAGTATAGATAACAGCCAAGACAGGAATTTCGCAAAGCAACTAAGAAACAATTGGGAATTGGAGTGGCTTTCAAAAACTTAA